Proteins encoded in a region of the Paenibacillus sp. E222 genome:
- a CDS encoding aminopeptidase, producing the protein MKDPRIQKLAANLVGYSVDVQPGENVLVEMIGTERDLMNAIIEEVGKKGGNVFVQLTDKTVQRAMLKNATEEMMKTWAEIDLNRMKQMDCYIGIRAGENVNDLSDVPEEKMKMYNSLYSHPVHSEQRVKHTKWVVLRYPNASMAQLANTSTEAFEDFYFDVCNLDYAKMDKAQDSLANLMKRTDKVRITGPGTDLSFSIKDIGAEKCSGQKNIPDGEVYSAPVRDSVNGTISYNAPTLYNGITFENIKFTFKDGKIVEATSNDTDRINEILNSDDGARYIGEFAIGFNPHILHPMKDILFDEKIAGSLHFTPGQAYEETDNGNRSSIHWDLVLIQRPDYGGGEIYFDDVLIRKDGIFVIPELECLNPDNLK; encoded by the coding sequence ATGAAGGACCCAAGAATTCAGAAGCTCGCAGCTAATTTGGTGGGCTACTCTGTAGATGTACAGCCCGGCGAGAATGTGCTGGTTGAGATGATCGGCACGGAACGTGATCTGATGAACGCAATCATTGAAGAAGTAGGCAAAAAGGGCGGTAACGTCTTTGTACAGCTGACTGACAAAACAGTACAGCGTGCCATGCTCAAAAATGCAACAGAAGAAATGATGAAAACCTGGGCAGAGATCGATCTGAACCGGATGAAGCAAATGGATTGTTACATCGGTATCCGTGCAGGGGAGAATGTGAATGATCTGTCCGATGTACCGGAAGAGAAAATGAAAATGTACAATTCACTGTATTCCCATCCGGTACATAGCGAGCAGCGGGTAAAACATACAAAATGGGTTGTGCTTCGTTACCCGAATGCAAGTATGGCACAGCTGGCGAATACAAGTACAGAAGCGTTTGAAGATTTCTACTTCGACGTATGTAACCTGGATTACGCTAAAATGGACAAAGCACAGGATTCACTGGCTAACCTGATGAAACGCACGGATAAAGTCCGTATTACTGGACCAGGGACAGATCTGAGCTTCTCCATTAAAGATATCGGCGCAGAGAAATGTTCCGGGCAAAAAAATATTCCGGATGGCGAAGTGTACAGTGCCCCTGTACGTGATTCCGTGAACGGAACGATTAGTTATAACGCGCCAACGTTGTATAACGGCATTACTTTTGAGAATATCAAGTTCACCTTCAAAGACGGTAAAATTGTTGAAGCAACAAGCAACGATACAGACCGCATCAATGAAATTCTGAATTCAGATGATGGCGCTCGTTATATCGGTGAATTCGCCATCGGATTCAATCCGCATATCCTGCACCCGATGAAGGACATTCTGTTTGATGAAAAAATTGCAGGCAGCTTGCACTTTACGCCAGGCCAGGCATATGAAGAAACAGATAACGGAAACCGTTCCTCCATTCACTGGGATCTGGTGTTGATCCAGCGTCCAGACTACGGTGGTGGCGAAATTTATTTTGATGATGTACTGATCCGTAAAGACGGTATTTTCGTTATTCCTGAGCTGGAATGCCTCAATCCGGATAACCTGAAGTAG
- a CDS encoding HPr family phosphocarrier protein — protein MSSNNAAVVEIAQTASKFTSSIVLHSENKYIDVKSILGLFTTLISTHSYELHVHGPDAAEAKAAMSEVFAKHGLNVSIASE, from the coding sequence ATGTCGAGTAATAACGCAGCGGTAGTTGAAATTGCTCAAACAGCGAGCAAATTTACTTCTTCAATCGTACTTCATTCAGAGAACAAGTATATCGATGTAAAAAGTATTCTCGGGCTGTTTACAACGCTGATCAGCACGCACAGCTATGAACTGCACGTTCATGGCCCGGATGCAGCTGAGGCCAAAGCAGCTATGTCAGAAGTATTTGCCAAACATGGACTGAATGTGAGTATTGCATCCGAGTAA
- a CDS encoding YlaN family protein, with amino-acid sequence MTSSDLQDQLHLKAISLLQEDADKIQKLIEVQMENLATRYCPLYEEVLDTQMYGFSKEVDFAVRAGLLPEGAGKQLVSALERNLAILYEALNKKNEQ; translated from the coding sequence ATGACTTCATCTGATCTGCAGGACCAGTTGCACTTGAAAGCGATCAGTCTTCTTCAAGAAGATGCAGATAAAATACAGAAGCTTATTGAAGTACAGATGGAGAATCTGGCTACCCGCTACTGCCCTCTCTATGAGGAAGTATTGGATACACAGATGTATGGGTTCTCCAAGGAAGTCGATTTTGCTGTTCGTGCAGGGCTTCTTCCAGAAGGTGCAGGTAAGCAGCTGGTAAGCGCGCTTGAGCGGAATCTGGCAATTCTATATGAAGCTTTGAACAAGAAGAATGAGCAATAG
- the cax gene encoding calcium/proton exchanger, with the protein MRNRISSILLIATFALSAVAHYLKWDSILQFVISAISVIFVAGFLGKATENVAHYAGQRLGGFLNATFGNAAELIIAIFLVKEGLFDMVKASLTGSIIGNLLLVLGLSIFAGGLKFKIQNYNVSLAGLNGSLMIVAIIALFIPAVFLNTHSITQKDTNTLSLIVAGLLILAYIAWLVFSMVTHKNYLADVTVDEDEELPHEHAPEWSKKKSILYLVLATVMVAFVSEWLVGTLEVFTEQFGLSELFVGAFLVAIIGNAAEHSAAIMLAMKNKIGAAVEIAVGSSLQIALFVAPVLVFVSFFTGRTMDIVFTTIELVAIGVAVFIAKSITQDGSTNWYEGLLLMVVYIILGVSFFLV; encoded by the coding sequence CAATTCGTCATTTCAGCCATTTCGGTTATTTTTGTGGCCGGTTTTTTAGGCAAAGCCACTGAAAATGTAGCCCATTATGCCGGACAGCGGTTAGGCGGATTTTTGAATGCTACATTCGGCAATGCCGCCGAATTGATCATTGCCATTTTCCTCGTCAAAGAAGGATTGTTCGACATGGTTAAGGCGAGTTTGACAGGCTCCATTATCGGTAACCTGCTGCTGGTGCTTGGTCTAAGTATCTTTGCCGGAGGACTCAAGTTCAAAATTCAGAATTATAACGTATCGCTTGCCGGCCTAAACGGCTCCCTGATGATTGTAGCCATCATTGCCCTGTTTATTCCAGCCGTGTTCCTGAACACCCATTCCATCACACAGAAGGACACGAATACACTCAGTCTTATTGTCGCAGGCTTACTGATCCTTGCCTACATAGCGTGGTTAGTATTTTCCATGGTCACACACAAGAACTATCTCGCAGATGTCACGGTGGATGAAGATGAAGAGCTGCCGCATGAACATGCACCCGAGTGGTCCAAGAAAAAATCGATTCTCTATCTCGTTCTTGCAACCGTCATGGTTGCCTTCGTCAGTGAATGGCTTGTTGGCACCCTTGAGGTGTTTACTGAACAATTCGGACTCAGCGAACTGTTCGTCGGTGCGTTCCTCGTTGCCATTATCGGTAACGCAGCCGAGCATAGTGCAGCCATCATGCTTGCCATGAAAAACAAAATCGGTGCCGCCGTGGAGATCGCAGTCGGCAGCAGTTTGCAAATCGCACTCTTTGTTGCCCCTGTACTCGTTTTTGTCAGCTTCTTCACAGGCAGAACGATGGACATCGTATTTACAACGATTGAGCTGGTTGCTATAGGCGTAGCCGTATTTATTGCCAAGTCCATCACTCAGGACGGTTCAACGAACTGGTACGAAGGTCTGCTCCTCATGGTCGTGTATATTATTTTGGGTGTATCGTTCTTCCTGGTATAA